In Zingiber officinale cultivar Zhangliang chromosome 6A, Zo_v1.1, whole genome shotgun sequence, a single genomic region encodes these proteins:
- the LOC121993862 gene encoding protein MIZU-KUSSEI 1-like → MRTTIDLGSHRGTGLYIIDTATDVDCTKDVRLGRRFFRSLIERVVPCCAGLPISNTSSDDSESDNNSTTNNIITSAPAAAAATTTVTGTFFGHRRGRLRFCVHDHPAAAAASSPLLLMEFTVPTAYLAREMQHGLLRVALESGGGGRRGPLLGAPVWTMYCNGRKVGFAIRRRATESDAEVFRMMRSVSAGTGVLPSPAAAAATGEAGELLYLRASFERVIGSTDSESFHMIDPAGESGAQQLSIFLFRTRFQ, encoded by the coding sequence ATGAGGACGACGATCGACTTGGGTAGCCATCGAGGCACCGGCCTCTACATCATCGATACCGCCACCGACGTCGATTGCACCAAGGATGTCCGCCTCGGCCGCCGCTTCTTCCGCAGCCTCATCGAGCGCGTCGTCCCCTGCTGCGCCGGCCTCCCCATCTCCAACACTTCGTCCGACGACTCCGAATCCGACAACAACTCCACTACCAATAATATAATCACTTCCGCTCCCGCCGCAGCCGCCGCCACTACCACCGTCACCGGCACTTTCTTCGGCCACCGCCGCGGCCGCCTCCGGTTCTGCGTCCACGACCaccccgccgccgccgccgcctcctcgcCGCTGCTGCTGATGGAGTTCACGGTGCCCACGGCGTACCTCGCGCGGGAGATGCAGCACGGCCTGCTGCGCGTCGCCCTGgagagcggcggcggcggccgccGCGGGCCGCTGCTCGGCGCGCCGGTGTGGACGATGTACTGCAACGGGCGGAAGGTGGGGTTCGCGATCCGGAGGCGGGCGACAGAGTCCGACGCGGAGGTGTTCAGGATGATGCGCTCGGTCTCGGCCGGCACCGGGGTTCTGCCTtcccccgccgccgccgccgccaccggcGAGGCAGGGGAGCTGCTCTACCTGAGGGCCAGCTTCGAGCGAGTCATCGGCTCAACAGACTCGGAGTCGTTCCACATGATCGACCCGGCGGGGGAAAGCGGAGCACAGCAGCTCAGCATCTTTCTCTTCAGAACTCGATTTCAATAG